The genome window CGAGTAGACACGTGCATCAGCGATGCCCAGCGACTCACCTTGGATCTTCCGATAATCATTCAGTAAGTCTCCCAGCAATTCAACGCGTCCGCGTTCAATCAACAACAAGACTGTACGAAGGACTGAATCGGATACCTTGCCATCAAGACTTGAGTGAATCACGTTCTGCTTGGCTTCATCAGAGATATTAGGGGATACGATAAATTTCTCGATATCTGCATCTCCGGTCAATGCACTGACTACTGCAACCAGTTCCTGTTCAACCTCAAGCACCTGCTGTTGCTGAAGAGCAACTTCGAACAATGCTTTCGCATAACGCTTGGCAACAATCGTATCGCGGCTCATTGTCGGCCTCCTACCTCATTGAGGTATTGGTTCAC of Paenibacillus sp. FSL R5-0517 contains these proteins:
- a CDS encoding F0F1 ATP synthase subunit delta, with the protein product MSRDTIVAKRYAKALFEVALQQQQVLEVEQELVAVVSALTGDADIEKFIVSPNISDEAKQNVIHSSLDGKVSDSVLRTVLLLIERGRVELLGDLLNDYRKIQGESLGIADARVYSTYALNDEEKEAVAREFGGRVNKKIRIENIVDPTLLGGLKVAIGDTIYDGSLAGKLERLEQSFNRRVQ